Proteins encoded in a region of the Sphingopyxis sp. OAS728 genome:
- a CDS encoding MAPEG family protein yields the protein MTPQDLARAQRGVFASSLGAAIVTALVLWFAWSSGERWFPRIDDLAERLGFAFRLDLAVLLCLAVAIFRVSTQRVRSPEDIGGSASPSESPAVRQSRAILQNTLEQVVLAVPAHLALATVLPPERTAVLAALVLLFVTGRAAFAFGYPYGAPGRSFGFGLTVYSTMTAMAGALLLAL from the coding sequence ATGACGCCGCAGGATCTGGCGCGCGCGCAGCGCGGCGTCTTCGCCAGTTCCCTTGGCGCTGCCATTGTCACCGCGCTCGTCCTGTGGTTCGCGTGGAGTTCGGGCGAGCGCTGGTTCCCGCGGATCGACGACCTGGCCGAACGCCTCGGCTTCGCGTTCCGGCTCGACCTCGCCGTGCTGCTTTGCCTGGCCGTCGCAATTTTTAGGGTCTCGACCCAGCGCGTGCGTTCGCCAGAGGATATCGGCGGCAGCGCGTCGCCGTCCGAAAGCCCTGCGGTTCGCCAATCGAGGGCCATTCTGCAGAACACGCTCGAACAGGTGGTGCTTGCCGTCCCGGCGCACTTGGCGCTCGCCACGGTGCTTCCGCCCGAGCGGACGGCGGTACTCGCGGCGCTGGTGCTGCTGTTCGTGACCGGGCGCGCCGCCTTTGCGTTCGGCTATCCATACGGCGCGCCGGGGCGCTCCTTCGGCTTTGGGCTGACAGTCTATTCGACGATGACTGCGATGGCCGGCGCCTTGCTGCTGGCGCTTTGA
- a CDS encoding 3-hydroxyacyl-CoA dehydrogenase NAD-binding domain-containing protein, which translates to MIVGVIGAGQMGAGIAQVSAGAGHDVLLSDIDLARAEAGKAGIAKALGRLVAKEKLSQGDADALLGRITPVADHSAFAPAALVIEAATEREEIKRAIFASVGQHLSATAILASNTSSIPITRLAQAAPDPARFIGVHFFNPVPVMGLIELIRGLATSDDTLAKVEAFGRGLGKEIVHANDAPGFIVNRVLMPMINEAVFALGEGVATMQDIDTGCRLGLNHPMGPITLADFIGLDTCLEIIRVLYSGTGDPKFRPAPLLVQYVDAGWVGKKAGRGFYDWTGEAPVPTR; encoded by the coding sequence ATGATCGTCGGCGTTATCGGTGCGGGGCAAATGGGCGCAGGCATTGCGCAGGTGTCGGCGGGCGCCGGGCATGACGTGCTTTTGTCCGATATCGACCTCGCGCGCGCCGAAGCGGGCAAGGCGGGGATCGCCAAGGCGCTCGGCCGCCTCGTCGCCAAGGAAAAGCTGAGCCAGGGCGACGCCGACGCGTTGCTTGGCCGCATCACCCCGGTCGCCGATCACAGCGCCTTCGCCCCCGCCGCCCTGGTCATCGAAGCGGCGACCGAACGCGAGGAGATCAAGCGCGCGATTTTCGCCAGCGTCGGCCAGCATCTGTCGGCGACGGCGATCCTTGCGAGCAACACCAGCTCGATCCCGATCACGCGCCTTGCGCAGGCGGCGCCCGATCCGGCGCGCTTCATCGGCGTCCATTTCTTCAACCCGGTCCCGGTGATGGGGCTGATCGAACTGATCCGGGGCCTCGCCACCAGCGACGATACGCTGGCGAAGGTCGAGGCTTTCGGCCGCGGGCTCGGCAAGGAAATCGTCCACGCCAACGACGCGCCGGGCTTCATCGTCAACCGTGTGCTGATGCCGATGATCAACGAAGCGGTGTTCGCTCTGGGCGAGGGCGTCGCGACGATGCAGGACATCGATACCGGCTGCCGCCTCGGGCTCAACCACCCGATGGGTCCGATCACGCTCGCCGATTTCATCGGGCTCGACACCTGTCTCGAAATCATCCGCGTGCTCTATAGCGGCACCGGCGATCCCAAATTCCGTCCGGCGCCCTTGCTCGTCCAATATGTCGATGCGGGCTGGGTCGGGAAAAAGGCGGGACGCGGTTTTTACGACTGGACGGGCGAGGCGCCCGTTCCGACACGCTGA
- the egtD gene encoding L-histidine N(alpha)-methyltransferase: MGVVRNLRQVSADDAGVDIAFRADVHAGMSQRQKAIPARWFYDATGSALFEDITALPEYYPTRSETDMLTRHAADIAKAIGPGRAVVELGSGSSTKTPLLLDAIEPSAYVPVDISGDFLRGSAEALAARFPGLAIYPVEADFTQRVTMPDEIADLPKLGFFPGSTIGNMVARTAVDLLRNWRCALGEGSLLLIGIDRIKDVATLELAYDDPAGVTAAFNLNLLERINRELGGDIPVANFSHRAIWDDVHARIEMHLVAACDMEFTIDGRLYAMAKGETIHSENSHKYGPRDANLLLRASGWTPLATWDDADPAFALILAEATEFRSAP; encoded by the coding sequence ATGGGCGTTGTGCGCAATCTTCGTCAGGTTTCGGCGGACGACGCCGGCGTCGACATCGCCTTTCGCGCCGACGTCCACGCCGGTATGTCGCAAAGACAGAAAGCGATCCCGGCGCGCTGGTTCTACGATGCGACGGGTTCGGCGCTGTTCGAGGATATCACCGCGCTTCCCGAATATTATCCGACGCGCAGCGAAACCGATATGCTCACGCGCCACGCCGCCGACATCGCGAAAGCCATCGGCCCCGGCCGCGCTGTCGTCGAACTCGGCTCGGGCAGCTCGACGAAGACACCCTTGCTCCTCGATGCGATCGAACCCTCGGCCTATGTGCCGGTCGATATTTCGGGCGATTTCCTGCGCGGCAGCGCCGAGGCGCTCGCGGCGCGGTTCCCGGGCCTCGCCATCTATCCGGTCGAGGCCGATTTCACCCAGCGCGTGACGATGCCCGATGAAATCGCCGACCTGCCCAAGCTCGGTTTTTTTCCGGGCAGCACGATCGGCAATATGGTCGCGCGCACGGCGGTCGACCTTTTGCGCAACTGGCGCTGCGCGCTCGGCGAGGGATCGCTCCTCCTGATCGGGATCGACCGGATCAAGGATGTGGCGACGCTCGAACTCGCTTACGACGATCCGGCCGGCGTGACCGCCGCCTTCAACCTCAACCTTCTCGAACGCATCAACCGCGAGCTCGGCGGTGATATCCCGGTCGCGAATTTCAGCCATCGTGCGATCTGGGACGATGTCCATGCACGCATCGAGATGCATCTCGTCGCGGCGTGCGACATGGAGTTCACGATCGACGGCCGCCTCTATGCGATGGCAAAGGGCGAGACGATCCACAGCGAGAACAGCCACAAATATGGCCCGCGCGACGCCAATCTGCTCCTGCGCGCGTCGGGCTGGACCCCGCTCGCGACGTGGGACGATGCCGATCCGGCTTTCGCGCTGATCCTCGCCGAAGCAACCGAGTTCCGCTCCGCCCCCTGA
- the egtB gene encoding ergothioneine biosynthesis protein EgtB, translated as MASRTDASPTTDTMESLVQRFAVTRRLSLDLVAKLSDADASAQSMPDASPAKWHLAHTTWFFETFILRDHVAGYRLFDERYPFLFNSYYEAEGPRHARPHRGLLTRPSLDEICIWRAHVDAAVQSALPDLSAAARTLIELGIHHEQQHQELLLTDLKHLFAQNPLGPAVWDNAIVSEVTQFSAMKWVKGAEGIAATGHSGEGFAFDCEGPRHEALLAPHALASRPVSNGEWQEFIADGGYHTPSLWLSDGWAWVQAENIDAPAYWDGDRQFTLSGWREIDPAAPVTHISFFEADAFASWAGARLPTEFEWEAAAAAFDPHGGQQLDSAGPVQPAASDGDTDLQQMFGSVWEWTGSAYRPYPGFRTAPGAVGEYNGKFMSGQFVLRGGSCATPRGHVRASYRNFFYPHQRWQFTGVRLAKDL; from the coding sequence ATGGCCAGCCGCACCGATGCTTCGCCGACGACCGACACGATGGAGAGCCTTGTGCAGCGCTTCGCCGTGACCCGGCGGCTGTCGCTCGACCTTGTCGCGAAGCTCTCCGACGCCGATGCCAGCGCGCAGTCGATGCCCGACGCTTCGCCCGCCAAATGGCATCTCGCGCACACGACCTGGTTTTTCGAAACCTTCATCCTGCGCGATCATGTCGCGGGATACCGCCTCTTCGACGAGCGTTACCCGTTCCTCTTCAACAGCTATTATGAGGCTGAGGGGCCGCGCCACGCGCGCCCGCATCGCGGCCTGCTGACGCGTCCGTCGCTCGACGAAATCTGCATCTGGCGTGCGCATGTCGACGCTGCGGTGCAAAGCGCGCTTCCCGATCTGTCGGCCGCCGCGCGGACGCTCATCGAGCTCGGCATCCATCACGAGCAGCAGCATCAGGAATTGCTGCTCACCGACCTCAAGCATCTGTTCGCGCAAAATCCGCTCGGGCCGGCGGTGTGGGACAATGCAATCGTGAGTGAAGTTACGCAGTTTTCCGCCATGAAGTGGGTGAAGGGTGCCGAGGGGATCGCAGCGACTGGCCACTCTGGCGAAGGCTTCGCCTTCGATTGCGAAGGCCCGCGCCATGAGGCGCTGCTCGCCCCGCACGCGCTCGCCAGCCGCCCGGTGAGCAATGGCGAATGGCAGGAATTCATCGCCGACGGCGGCTATCACACACCGTCGCTCTGGCTCAGCGACGGCTGGGCGTGGGTGCAGGCCGAAAATATCGATGCGCCCGCCTATTGGGACGGCGACCGCCAGTTCACGCTGTCGGGCTGGCGCGAAATCGATCCCGCCGCGCCGGTGACGCACATCAGCTTCTTCGAGGCCGACGCCTTCGCGAGCTGGGCGGGCGCGCGCCTACCGACCGAGTTCGAATGGGAAGCCGCTGCGGCCGCCTTCGACCCACACGGTGGACAGCAGCTCGATAGCGCGGGGCCGGTACAGCCGGCCGCATCCGACGGTGACACCGACCTGCAACAGATGTTCGGCAGCGTGTGGGAATGGACCGGCAGCGCCTACCGCCCCTATCCCGGCTTCCGCACCGCGCCCGGCGCGGTCGGCGAATATAATGGCAAGTTCATGAGCGGCCAGTTCGTCCTGCGCGGCGGCAGTTGCGCGACCCCGCGCGGCCATGTGCGCGCCTCCTACCGCAATTTCTTCTACCCCCACCAGCGTTGGCAGTTCACCGGCGTGCGGCTCGCAAAGGATCTTTGA
- a CDS encoding cob(I)yrinic acid a,c-diamide adenosyltransferase: protein MVKLNKIYTRTGDDGTTGLVDGSRIAKSDALMAAIGDVDEANSAIGIAAAALDPVSDEATMLARIQNELFDLGADLATPPDIQFGFGPHEMALRIVPSQIARLEDEIDGMNDALDALKSFILPGGTEAAARLHLARAVTRRAERAAVAAGATRDLNPIALNYLNRLSDHLFVLTRHLNAAAGGDILWKPGATR, encoded by the coding sequence ATGGTTAAACTGAACAAAATCTACACGCGCACCGGCGACGACGGCACCACGGGGCTCGTCGACGGTTCGCGCATTGCGAAGTCCGACGCGCTGATGGCGGCGATCGGCGACGTCGACGAAGCGAACAGCGCGATCGGCATCGCCGCAGCCGCGCTCGATCCGGTGAGCGACGAAGCCACGATGCTCGCGCGCATCCAGAACGAGCTGTTCGACCTCGGCGCCGATCTCGCGACCCCGCCCGACATCCAGTTCGGCTTCGGCCCGCACGAGATGGCGCTGCGCATTGTCCCCAGCCAGATCGCGCGGCTCGAGGACGAAATCGACGGGATGAACGATGCGCTGGATGCGCTCAAAAGCTTCATCCTGCCCGGCGGCACCGAAGCCGCGGCGCGGCTCCACCTCGCCCGCGCCGTGACGCGGCGTGCCGAACGCGCGGCGGTCGCGGCGGGCGCGACGCGCGATCTCAATCCGATCGCGCTCAACTATCTCAACCGCCTGTCGGATCATCTCTTCGTGCTTACGCGGCACCTCAACGCCGCGGCGGGTGGCGACATCCTCTGGAAACCCGGCGCGACGCGCTGA
- a CDS encoding HIG1 domain-containing protein — MEILLILGVVIAAGFVLFSLARGLFYFSQGHRAQIDGTAHENQVMQNKMMMSRVKWQAITIMLLVLIGLFAAGK, encoded by the coding sequence ATGGAAATCCTGCTCATCCTTGGCGTCGTGATTGCCGCCGGCTTCGTCCTCTTCTCGCTCGCGCGCGGGCTCTTCTATTTCTCGCAAGGCCACCGCGCCCAGATCGACGGCACGGCGCACGAGAATCAGGTGATGCAGAACAAGATGATGATGTCGCGCGTGAAGTGGCAGGCGATCACCATCATGCTGCTTGTGCTGATCGGCCTGTTTGCTGCGGGCAAATAA
- the gluQRS gene encoding tRNA glutamyl-Q(34) synthetase GluQRS, translating into MLTRFAPSPTGELHLGHAYSAVLAHAAARSAGGRFLIRIDDIDGSRSREEYVGASLADLAWLGIDWDGEPVRQSDRLGDYAAALDQLRARGLVYPCFCTRADIAASLSAPHGPSGAVYPGTCRTLSDAERARRMAGEPHCWRLDMARAAAEAGELAWEEAEQGLRTADPLAHGDIVLARKDAPASYHLASTLDDAAMGVTHIIRGADLIASTDVHRLLQALLGLPTPLYRHHALVCGPDGKRLAKRDAAASLASLRAAGVDGRALAADLAADRLPSGYSLQNP; encoded by the coding sequence ATGCTGACACGCTTCGCCCCCAGCCCGACCGGTGAACTCCACCTTGGTCACGCCTATAGCGCGGTTCTCGCGCACGCCGCGGCGCGTTCGGCCGGCGGGCGTTTCCTGATCCGCATCGACGACATCGACGGCAGCCGCTCGCGCGAGGAATATGTCGGCGCGTCGCTCGCAGACCTTGCATGGCTCGGGATCGATTGGGACGGTGAACCCGTGCGCCAGTCGGACAGGCTCGGCGACTATGCCGCCGCGCTCGATCAGCTTCGCGCGCGGGGTCTCGTCTATCCCTGCTTCTGCACCCGCGCCGATATCGCCGCGAGCCTGTCGGCGCCGCACGGGCCATCGGGCGCCGTTTATCCGGGCACCTGCCGCACCCTGTCCGATGCGGAACGCGCGCGCCGGATGGCGGGCGAGCCGCATTGCTGGCGCCTCGACATGGCGCGCGCTGCCGCCGAGGCAGGCGAACTCGCATGGGAAGAGGCAGAGCAGGGGCTCCGCACCGCCGACCCGCTCGCGCACGGCGATATCGTCCTTGCGCGCAAGGATGCGCCCGCCAGCTATCATCTCGCAAGCACGCTCGACGATGCCGCGATGGGGGTGACGCATATCATTCGCGGCGCCGACCTCATCGCCTCGACCGACGTCCACCGCCTGCTTCAGGCGCTGCTCGGCCTGCCGACGCCGCTCTATCGCCATCATGCTCTGGTCTGCGGCCCCGATGGCAAAAGGCTCGCAAAACGTGACGCCGCGGCGTCGCTCGCTTCGCTCCGCGCGGCGGGCGTCGACGGGCGGGCACTTGCTGCCGATTTGGCCGCCGACCGGCTTCCTTCTGGCTATTCGCTGCAAAATCCCTAG
- a CDS encoding HNH endonuclease, whose amino-acid sequence MFHPDLARHPDSCPALVLNADYTPLSYYPLSLWPWQTAVKAVFLDRVTIVENYEREIHSPTRTMPIPSVIALRQYVRPSEHPAFTRFNLFLRDRFACQYCGSGKDLTFDHVVPRRLGGRTTWENVATACAPCNLKKGGRTPQQAHMPLYRQPWRPTSWQLQDNGRAFPPNYLHTSWIDWLYWDVELEG is encoded by the coding sequence ATGTTCCATCCCGATCTTGCCCGGCATCCCGATAGCTGTCCGGCGCTCGTTCTCAACGCCGATTATACGCCGCTGAGCTATTATCCACTGAGCCTCTGGCCCTGGCAGACCGCGGTGAAGGCGGTGTTCCTCGACCGCGTCACCATCGTCGAAAATTACGAACGCGAGATTCACTCGCCGACGCGGACGATGCCGATCCCGAGCGTCATTGCGCTCCGCCAATATGTGAGGCCGTCGGAGCATCCGGCATTCACGCGCTTCAACCTGTTCCTGCGCGACCGTTTCGCGTGCCAATATTGCGGGTCGGGCAAGGATCTGACCTTCGATCATGTCGTGCCGCGCCGGCTGGGCGGGCGCACGACGTGGGAGAATGTCGCGACCGCCTGCGCGCCGTGCAACCTCAAGAAGGGTGGCCGCACACCGCAACAGGCGCATATGCCGCTTTATCGCCAGCCGTGGCGCCCGACGAGTTGGCAGTTGCAGGACAATGGCCGCGCCTTTCCGCCCAATTATCTCCACACGAGCTGGATCGACTGGCTCTATTGGGATGTTGAACTCGAAGGCTGA
- a CDS encoding YbaY family lipoprotein, with protein sequence MVRLTAAFALGLSVLALSACTATGEAANQRYTVSGKIAYRERIALPPSAQIEVKLDDVSLADAPARTIARQAFGADGQQVPIAFLLRFDRSAIEAKHSYAVSARITGDDGKLMFITDTRNSVTFDGASEIDLGVLNLVKTH encoded by the coding sequence ATGGTTCGTCTTACGGCCGCTTTCGCCCTTGGCCTTTCCGTCCTCGCGCTATCCGCCTGCACCGCGACGGGCGAGGCCGCGAACCAGCGATATACGGTGTCGGGCAAGATCGCGTATCGCGAGCGCATCGCGCTGCCGCCGAGCGCCCAGATCGAGGTCAAGCTCGACGATGTCAGCCTTGCCGATGCGCCCGCGCGTACCATCGCGCGGCAGGCATTCGGTGCCGATGGGCAGCAGGTGCCGATCGCCTTCCTGCTCCGTTTCGACCGCAGCGCGATCGAAGCAAAGCACAGCTATGCCGTGTCGGCGCGCATCACCGGCGACGACGGCAAGCTGATGTTCATCACCGACACACGCAACTCTGTTACGTTCGACGGCGCGTCGGAGATCGATCTGGGCGTGCTGAACCTCGTCAAGACGCACTGA
- the ppc gene encoding phosphoenolpyruvate carboxylase, which yields MGPPIQISQNPDIRYLGRILGDVIRAYGGDKLFRQTEYIRSSSVDRHRGIAGAEAIDPGLDALSLDDTIAFVRGFMLFSMLANLAEDRQGVAAEPEATVAAAIEKLKTDGIDGDAIAALLSASLVAPVLTAHPTEVRRKSVLDHKNRIAELMLLRDRGVDETPEGDVVEDAIRRQIVLLWQTRPLRTEKLFVADEIDNALTYLRDVFLPVVPKLYARWEAELGQRPASFLRVGSWIGGDRDGNPFVTAETMHMATGRNAAAVLGHYIDAVHHLGAELSVSASLATVPEAVEALAEASGDAAPSRRDEPYRRALSGIYARLCATYAQIVGRAPPRPSALTGAPYDTPADFRRDLVTIANGLSINSKGQFGGIGALGRLIRAVEVFGFHLATLDMRQNSAVHERVLAELLSVSGVCADYLALGEEERVALLTAELASDRPLAAAWHEWSDETAGELAIVHAAADVRARLGRDAICQWIISMSQELSDLLEVHVLAREAGLWRSGDAAGKSNLMVVPLFETIADLDRAPAIMARYFAMPEIGPQIGQRGHQEVMIGYSDSNKDGGYLTSTWGLHQASQALTPVFEEADTAMQLFHGRGGAVGRGGGSAFAAIRAQPAGTVQGRIRITEQGEVIAAKYGTAASAATNLEAMVSASLLASLEPEALSDKDAARFTAAMDQLSDGAFAAYRGLVYDTPTFKDFFRAMTPIAEIATLKIGSRPSSRTKSSAIEDLRAIPWVFSWAQSRAMLPGWYGTGEGFAAFEDKALLADMAAGWPFFAALLGNMEMVLAKSDMGIAARYAELAAGIDGHAEIFGRIRDGWNRAHDGLLDITGQTRLLEKNPALEASIRLRLPYIEPLNLLQIELMKRHRAGETDPRIAEGIQLTINAIATALRNSG from the coding sequence ATGGGCCCACCTATCCAGATCTCGCAAAATCCCGACATCCGCTATTTGGGGCGGATCCTCGGCGACGTCATCCGCGCCTATGGCGGCGACAAATTGTTCCGCCAGACCGAATATATCCGCTCGTCGAGCGTCGACCGGCACCGCGGGATCGCCGGGGCCGAAGCGATCGACCCGGGGCTCGATGCACTGAGCCTCGACGATACGATCGCATTCGTGCGCGGTTTCATGCTCTTCTCGATGCTCGCCAACCTTGCCGAGGACCGGCAGGGGGTCGCGGCTGAACCCGAGGCGACGGTCGCAGCGGCGATCGAAAAGCTGAAGACCGATGGGATCGACGGCGACGCGATCGCGGCGCTGCTGAGCGCGTCGCTCGTCGCGCCTGTGCTCACCGCACACCCGACCGAAGTGCGGCGCAAGTCGGTGCTCGACCACAAGAACCGCATCGCCGAGCTGATGCTGCTGCGCGACCGCGGCGTCGACGAAACGCCCGAGGGTGATGTCGTCGAGGATGCGATCCGGCGGCAGATCGTCCTCCTTTGGCAGACGCGCCCGCTGCGCACCGAGAAATTATTCGTCGCCGACGAGATCGACAATGCGCTGACCTATTTACGCGACGTCTTCCTGCCCGTCGTGCCCAAGCTTTACGCGCGTTGGGAAGCCGAGCTGGGGCAGCGTCCGGCGAGTTTCCTGCGCGTCGGGAGCTGGATCGGCGGCGACCGCGACGGCAACCCCTTCGTCACCGCCGAGACGATGCATATGGCGACGGGGCGCAACGCCGCGGCGGTGCTCGGCCATTATATCGACGCGGTTCACCACCTCGGCGCCGAACTGTCGGTGTCGGCGAGCCTCGCCACAGTGCCCGAAGCGGTCGAGGCGCTGGCCGAAGCGAGCGGCGACGCCGCGCCGAGCCGCCGCGACGAACCCTATCGCCGCGCGCTGTCGGGCATCTATGCACGGCTTTGTGCAACCTACGCGCAGATCGTCGGACGCGCGCCGCCGCGCCCCTCGGCGCTAACCGGCGCGCCCTATGACACGCCCGCCGATTTCCGCCGCGACCTCGTCACCATCGCCAATGGCCTGTCGATCAACAGCAAGGGCCAGTTCGGCGGCATCGGCGCGCTCGGGCGGCTGATCCGCGCGGTCGAGGTGTTCGGATTCCACCTCGCGACGCTCGACATGCGGCAGAACAGCGCCGTCCACGAACGCGTGCTCGCCGAGCTGCTGTCGGTATCGGGCGTCTGTGCCGATTATCTGGCGCTGGGCGAAGAGGAACGCGTTGCGCTGCTCACCGCCGAACTCGCGAGCGACCGGCCGCTCGCCGCGGCGTGGCACGAGTGGAGCGACGAGACCGCGGGCGAACTCGCGATCGTCCATGCCGCCGCCGATGTGCGCGCGCGGCTGGGCAGGGACGCGATCTGCCAGTGGATCATCAGCATGTCGCAGGAGCTGTCCGACCTGCTCGAAGTCCATGTCCTCGCGCGCGAGGCGGGCTTGTGGCGGAGCGGCGATGCGGCGGGCAAATCGAACCTGATGGTCGTGCCTTTGTTCGAGACGATCGCCGACCTCGACCGCGCGCCCGCGATCATGGCGCGTTATTTCGCGATGCCCGAAATCGGCCCGCAGATCGGCCAGCGCGGGCATCAGGAAGTGATGATCGGCTATTCGGATTCGAACAAGGACGGCGGTTATCTCACCTCGACCTGGGGCTTGCATCAGGCGTCGCAGGCGCTGACCCCGGTGTTCGAGGAAGCCGACACCGCGATGCAATTGTTCCACGGCCGCGGCGGCGCGGTCGGGCGTGGCGGTGGCAGCGCCTTTGCCGCGATCCGCGCGCAGCCCGCGGGGACGGTGCAGGGGCGCATCCGCATCACCGAACAGGGCGAGGTGATCGCGGCGAAATATGGCACGGCGGCGAGCGCGGCGACGAACCTCGAGGCGATGGTGTCGGCGAGCCTGCTCGCGAGCCTCGAGCCCGAGGCGCTGAGCGACAAGGATGCGGCGCGATTTACCGCGGCGATGGACCAGCTCTCGGACGGCGCTTTCGCTGCCTATCGCGGGCTCGTCTACGACACGCCGACCTTCAAGGATTTCTTCCGCGCGATGACGCCGATCGCCGAGATCGCGACGCTGAAGATCGGGTCGCGGCCGTCGAGCCGCACCAAATCGAGCGCGATCGAGGATCTGCGCGCGATCCCGTGGGTGTTCAGCTGGGCGCAGTCGCGCGCGATGCTGCCGGGCTGGTACGGCACGGGTGAGGGTTTTGCCGCGTTCGAGGACAAGGCGCTGCTCGCCGACATGGCGGCGGGCTGGCCCTTCTTTGCGGCGCTGCTCGGCAATATGGAGATGGTGCTCGCGAAATCGGACATGGGGATCGCTGCGCGCTACGCCGAACTCGCGGCGGGCATCGACGGGCACGCCGAGATTTTCGGGCGCATTCGCGACGGGTGGAACCGCGCGCATGACGGGCTGCTCGACATCACCGGGCAGACGCGGCTGCTCGAGAAGAATCCGGCGCTCGAGGCGTCGATCCGGCTGCGCCTGCCCTATATCGAACCGCTGAACCTGCTGCAGATCGAGCTGATGAAGCGCCACCGCGCCGGTGAAACCGACCCGCGCATTGCCGAGGGTATCCAGCTGACGATCAACGCGATCGCGACCGCGCTGCGGAACAGCGGGTAG
- a CDS encoding SDR family oxidoreductase has translation MNLNDMFGLDGRIALVTGGSRGIGKMIVEGYLAAGAARVYISARKTAQIEEAVADFETRYPGKVIGLPVDLSTVEGCRALAKELEAREERLDILVNNAGAAWGEPFEGFPEAGWDKVMDINVKSPFFLTQALHGLLKAGGSAARPAKVINIGSIDGQRLNPWETYSYHASKAAILYLTKRLAARLVTDHILVTAIAPGAFQSDMNKAARDHGDAVAKSIPVKRIGVPEDMAGAAIFLASKAGDYVVGDTITVDGGLVHGDLKTSIDA, from the coding sequence ATGAACCTAAACGACATGTTCGGCCTCGACGGCCGCATCGCGCTCGTCACCGGCGGCTCGCGCGGCATCGGCAAGATGATCGTCGAGGGCTATCTCGCCGCGGGCGCCGCGCGCGTCTATATCTCGGCGCGCAAGACGGCGCAGATCGAGGAAGCCGTCGCCGATTTCGAAACGCGCTATCCGGGCAAGGTCATCGGCCTGCCCGTCGACCTCTCGACCGTCGAGGGCTGCCGCGCGCTCGCCAAGGAACTCGAGGCGCGCGAGGAACGGCTCGACATCCTCGTCAACAATGCCGGCGCCGCGTGGGGCGAGCCGTTCGAGGGTTTCCCCGAGGCGGGCTGGGACAAGGTGATGGATATCAACGTCAAATCGCCCTTCTTCCTGACGCAGGCGCTCCACGGGCTGCTCAAGGCCGGCGGCAGCGCCGCGCGCCCGGCGAAGGTCATCAATATCGGCTCGATCGACGGCCAGCGTTTGAACCCGTGGGAAACCTACAGCTACCATGCGTCGAAGGCCGCGATCCTCTATCTCACCAAGCGTCTCGCGGCGCGCCTCGTCACCGACCATATCCTCGTCACCGCGATCGCGCCCGGCGCCTTCCAGTCGGACATGAACAAGGCTGCGCGTGACCATGGCGACGCGGTCGCGAAAAGCATCCCGGTCAAGCGCATCGGCGTCCCCGAGGACATGGCCGGCGCCGCGATCTTCCTCGCGTCGAAGGCGGGCGACTATGTCGTCGGCGACACGATCACCGTCGACGGCGGCCTCGTCCACGGGGACCTCAAGACCAGCATCGACGCGTAA